A single region of the Erythrobacter sp. HL-111 genome encodes:
- the proB gene encoding glutamate 5-kinase, with translation MVADLKLADLIDPARCRRLVVKVGSALLVERGAPRREWLETLARDLATLHAGGSEVIVVSSGAIALGAARLGLAKGGRASLAEAQGAASVGQVALAQLWAGAFEARGLIAAQMLVTLGDLEDRRRYLNAAATLEMLLARGAVPVVNENDSVATEEIRFGDNDRLAARVAQAAGADGVLLLSDVEGLYDRPPSEPGAALVERVEGVTPEIVAMADGGSGSGLGSGGMLAKLQAARIAERAGIALGIIDGRAEAPLSRLRASGRGTIFLPVRSDSARKAWLGGRLAPEGVLTVDAGCVAALGEGASLLAAGLVEVEGTFQRGALVSLHGPKGERLGQGLVEYSSDECRAIAGLSTREQEARLGYAPRAAVVHRDHMVRA, from the coding sequence GTGGTCGCCGATCTGAAGCTCGCCGACCTGATCGACCCCGCGCGCTGCCGCCGGCTGGTGGTCAAGGTCGGCTCGGCCCTGCTGGTCGAACGCGGCGCCCCGCGCCGCGAATGGCTCGAAACCCTGGCCCGGGACCTCGCCACGCTCCACGCGGGCGGGAGCGAGGTGATCGTCGTGAGTTCCGGCGCCATCGCGCTGGGCGCGGCCCGGCTCGGCCTTGCGAAAGGCGGCCGCGCGAGCCTTGCCGAAGCGCAGGGCGCGGCGTCGGTCGGGCAGGTCGCGCTGGCGCAGCTGTGGGCCGGCGCGTTCGAGGCGCGCGGGCTGATCGCGGCGCAGATGCTGGTGACGCTGGGCGATCTCGAGGACCGGCGGCGCTATCTCAACGCCGCGGCGACGCTCGAGATGCTGCTGGCGAGGGGCGCGGTCCCGGTGGTGAACGAGAACGACAGCGTCGCGACCGAGGAAATCCGCTTCGGCGACAATGATCGCCTTGCCGCGCGGGTCGCGCAGGCGGCGGGCGCGGACGGCGTGCTGCTCCTGAGCGATGTCGAAGGGCTTTACGACCGCCCGCCGTCCGAACCGGGCGCGGCGCTGGTCGAGCGGGTCGAGGGAGTCACGCCCGAAATCGTCGCGATGGCGGATGGCGGATCGGGTTCGGGCCTCGGCTCTGGCGGGATGCTCGCGAAACTGCAGGCCGCGCGGATCGCGGAGCGCGCCGGCATCGCGCTCGGCATCATCGACGGGCGGGCCGAGGCGCCGCTTTCCCGCCTGCGCGCAAGCGGGCGCGGCACGATCTTCCTGCCCGTCCGATCCGACAGCGCGCGCAAGGCCTGGCTCGGCGGGCGGCTCGCGCCCGAAGGCGTGCTGACGGTGGACGCGGGCTGCGTCGCCGCGCTCGGCGAAGGGGCGAGCCTGCTCGCGGCCGGGCTGGTCGAGGTCGAGGGCACGTTCCAGCGCGGCGCGCTGGTCTCGCTCCACGGGCCGAAGGGCGAACGGCTGGGGCAGGGCCTCGTCGAATATTCGTCCGACGAATGCCGCGCGATCGCCGGTCTCAGCACGCGCGAACAGGAGGCGAGGCTCGGCTACGCCCCGCGCGCAGCGGTGGTGCACCGCGATCACATGGTGCGCGCTTGA
- a CDS encoding mechanosensitive ion channel family protein, translating to MSAAPPPGPSPQDDPAGPARGETPPAASPEPAEPGQVWSLAEEAPAETVIGLSGGAKEEIARQSETVGAVIERLDSMAIMIGSLKISLADILLSVLTFLLVLSLAWFATRLVRKGLRGMSRLDGVQELLAEKIATIVIWTAAFFIGVDLLGIDLTALAFFGGAFGLAIGFGLQKTFGNLISGIILLLDKSIKPGDVISVHDSSGAESFGQIRKIGIRAISVVTRDRTEYLIPNETLMINQVVNWSYSSRDVRVKAPVGVSYNSDIELVTRLLYQAAEETDRVLKSPKPRVNIMEFGDSSVNFELRFWIQDPEEGMANIRSDIYRRVWHLFKEHEVEIPFPQRDLNLRQSDQLDRLIAALEAERKQASEGD from the coding sequence ATGAGCGCGGCGCCCCCGCCCGGCCCTTCGCCGCAGGACGACCCCGCCGGACCGGCCCGCGGTGAAACGCCCCCCGCGGCGAGCCCCGAACCCGCCGAGCCGGGCCAGGTCTGGAGCCTCGCCGAAGAGGCGCCGGCCGAAACCGTCATCGGCCTCAGCGGCGGGGCGAAGGAGGAGATCGCGCGCCAGAGCGAGACCGTCGGCGCGGTAATCGAGCGGCTCGATTCCATGGCCATCATGATCGGTTCGCTCAAGATTTCGCTTGCCGACATCCTGCTCAGCGTGCTGACCTTCCTCCTCGTCCTGTCGCTCGCCTGGTTCGCGACGCGCCTCGTCCGCAAGGGGCTGCGCGGCATGAGCCGGCTCGACGGGGTGCAGGAACTGCTCGCGGAAAAGATCGCGACCATCGTCATCTGGACCGCGGCCTTCTTCATCGGGGTGGACCTGCTCGGCATCGACCTCACCGCGCTGGCCTTTTTCGGCGGTGCCTTCGGCCTCGCCATCGGTTTCGGCCTGCAGAAGACCTTCGGGAACCTGATTTCGGGCATCATCCTGCTGCTCGACAAGTCGATCAAGCCGGGCGACGTCATATCGGTCCACGATTCTTCGGGCGCGGAAAGCTTCGGGCAGATTCGCAAGATCGGCATCCGCGCGATCTCGGTCGTCACCCGCGACCGGACCGAATACCTGATCCCGAACGAAACGCTGATGATCAACCAGGTCGTCAACTGGTCCTATTCCTCGCGCGACGTGCGCGTGAAGGCGCCCGTGGGCGTCTCCTACAATTCCGACATCGAGCTGGTCACCCGGCTGCTCTACCAGGCGGCCGAGGAGACCGACCGCGTGCTCAAGTCGCCCAAACCGCGCGTCAACATCATGGAATTCGGCGATTCCTCGGTCAATTTCGAGCTGCGTTTCTGGATCCAGGACCCGGAGGAAGGGATGGCGAACATCCGCTCCGACATCTACCGCCGGGTGTGGCACCTGTTCAAGGAGCACGAGGTCGAGATTCCCTTCCCGCAGCGCGATCTCAACCTGCGCCAGTCGGACCAGCTCGACCGCCTGATCGCGGCGCTCGAAGCGGAACGAAAGCAGGCGTCCGAGGGCGATTGA
- a CDS encoding DUF934 domain-containing protein, with protein MDNDLGTSPDDVQFRFRDDEPVDHAAVTVDSALEQTNATAVRIEPGDDARLLIPFLDRLALVEINFPAFTDGRGYSAARILREAGYTGELRAVGDVLVDQLSNMRRCGFDSFAPDRRLDEDDARRAFATWQAVYQHAADTRPTIAQHRHGQGS; from the coding sequence ATGGATAATGATCTCGGCACCAGCCCCGACGATGTCCAGTTCCGCTTTCGCGACGACGAGCCGGTCGATCACGCCGCGGTCACGGTCGATTCGGCGCTGGAACAGACCAATGCGACCGCCGTGCGGATCGAACCGGGCGACGATGCGCGGCTGCTGATCCCGTTTCTCGATCGGCTCGCGCTGGTCGAAATCAATTTCCCCGCCTTCACCGACGGGCGGGGCTATTCGGCGGCGCGCATCCTGCGCGAGGCTGGCTACACGGGCGAATTGCGCGCTGTTGGAGACGTGCTGGTCGATCAGCTTTCCAACATGCGTCGCTGCGGCTTCGACAGTTTCGCGCCCGACCGGCGCCTCGACGAGGACGACGCGCGCCGCGCCTTCGCGACCTGGCAAGCCGTCTATCAGCACGCCGCCGACACCCGCCCGACCATCGCCCAGCACCGCCACGGTCAAGGTTCATGA
- a CDS encoding phosphoadenylyl-sulfate reductase, protein MNETRRIDRLDAAPRFSEHDAVRLNRMFRGSSTQEMLEGVIAGDLAGEIAVVSSFGAESAVLLHLLAEVDRRVPVLFLDTGKHFAETLAYRDALVERLGLDLVVLAPDEAELAAKDASGLRWSYDPDGCCAIRKVNPLAQALADYDASITGRKAFQSSTRANLPRFEIDTSDAQGRLKINPLIDWTAGDIADYFLAHDLPVHPLVARGFPSIGCEPCTHKVAPGEDPRSGRWKGWDKTECGIHRPGEEPFL, encoded by the coding sequence ATGAACGAAACCCGCAGGATCGACCGGCTCGACGCGGCTCCACGCTTCAGCGAGCACGACGCGGTGCGCCTCAACCGGATGTTCCGCGGCTCCTCGACTCAGGAAATGCTCGAAGGCGTGATCGCAGGCGACCTTGCGGGCGAGATCGCCGTGGTCTCGAGCTTCGGCGCGGAAAGCGCGGTGCTGCTGCACCTCCTGGCCGAGGTGGACCGCCGCGTGCCGGTCCTTTTCCTCGACACGGGCAAGCATTTCGCCGAGACGCTGGCCTACCGCGATGCGCTGGTCGAGCGGCTCGGGCTCGACCTCGTCGTGCTGGCGCCGGACGAGGCGGAGCTGGCCGCGAAGGACGCAAGCGGGCTGCGCTGGTCCTACGATCCCGACGGCTGCTGCGCGATCCGCAAGGTGAACCCGCTGGCGCAGGCGCTGGCGGATTACGATGCGAGCATCACCGGGCGCAAGGCGTTCCAGTCCTCCACCCGGGCGAACCTGCCGCGGTTCGAGATCGACACGTCCGACGCGCAGGGCAGGCTCAAGATCAACCCGCTGATCGACTGGACGGCAGGGGACATCGCGGACTATTTCCTCGCCCACGACCTGCCGGTCCACCCGTTGGTCGCGCGCGGTTTCCCCTCGATCGGCTGCGAGCCGTGCACCCACAAGGTCGCGCCGGGCGAGGACCCGCGCTCGGGCCGGTGGAAGGGTTGGGACAAGACCGAATGCGGCATCCACCGGCCCGGCGAGGAACCGTTCCTCTGA
- the metC gene encoding cystathionine beta-lyase: MSGGEEPEGLRAATRLTRAGRRPEWTGRVVNTPVWRGSTHLYASEAERRRAGGRDDPAQFFYGRRGAPTQWSLAEALTEIEPGAHGTVLYPSGVAAIAGCLLAVLSPGDRLLMSDNAYDPARSMATGLLARMGVETRFFDPLDLAAYAGLVAEFRPQAVWLENPGSLTMEVCDVPELARIARAHDAVSLIDNTWASPLGFPALERGCDIAMMSLSKHVGGHSDLMMGSASAAEPLFGRLRRTALDLGQVVSPDDAALAARGLRTMQVRLAASTRSAARIAAWLAEQPQVARVMCPLLESDPGHALYARDFTGGCGLFSFVLETGDMDASGRVVDALKLFGIGYSWGGYESLALPIAPHVHRTVMASPTRPHGDAGATRPAIRLSIGLEDGEDLIADLAQALARMDEA, from the coding sequence ATGAGCGGCGGCGAGGAGCCCGAAGGCCTGCGCGCGGCCACCCGCCTCACCCGCGCCGGGCGGCGGCCCGAATGGACCGGGCGCGTGGTCAACACGCCGGTCTGGCGCGGCTCGACCCACCTTTACGCCAGCGAGGCCGAGCGCAGGCGCGCAGGCGGGCGCGACGATCCGGCGCAGTTCTTCTACGGCAGGCGCGGCGCGCCGACCCAGTGGTCGCTGGCCGAGGCCCTGACCGAAATCGAGCCGGGCGCGCACGGCACCGTGCTCTATCCGAGCGGGGTCGCCGCGATCGCGGGGTGCCTGCTCGCGGTGCTCTCGCCCGGCGACCGCCTGCTGATGAGCGACAATGCCTATGATCCCGCGCGCAGCATGGCGACCGGCCTGCTCGCCCGGATGGGGGTGGAGACGCGCTTCTTCGACCCGCTCGACCTTGCCGCCTATGCCGGGCTTGTCGCCGAGTTCCGGCCGCAGGCGGTGTGGCTCGAAAACCCGGGCAGCCTGACGATGGAGGTCTGCGACGTCCCCGAACTCGCCCGGATCGCGCGCGCGCACGACGCCGTGAGCCTGATCGACAACACCTGGGCGAGCCCGCTCGGCTTTCCGGCGCTGGAACGCGGCTGCGACATCGCGATGATGAGCCTGTCGAAGCACGTCGGCGGCCATTCCGACCTGATGATGGGCTCCGCGAGCGCGGCGGAACCTCTTTTCGGCAGGCTCCGCCGGACCGCGCTCGACCTCGGCCAGGTGGTCTCGCCCGACGACGCCGCGCTCGCCGCGCGGGGGCTGCGGACGATGCAGGTCCGGCTCGCCGCCTCGACCCGGAGCGCCGCGCGCATCGCCGCCTGGCTCGCCGAGCAGCCGCAGGTCGCGCGGGTCATGTGCCCGCTGCTCGAAAGCGATCCCGGCCACGCGCTCTACGCCCGCGATTTCACCGGCGGCTGCGGGCTGTTCAGCTTCGTGCTGGAAACCGGGGACATGGACGCCTCGGGCCGCGTGGTCGACGCGCTCAAGCTGTTCGGCATCGGCTATTCGTGGGGCGGCTATGAAAGCCTCGCCCTGCCGATCGCCCCGCACGTCCACCGCACGGTGATGGCCTCGCCGACCAGGCCGCACGGGGACGCGGGGGCGACCCGCCCCGCCATCCGCCTGTCGATCGGGCTCGAGGACGGCGAGGACCTGATCGCGGACCTCGCGCAGGCGCTTGCGCGGATGGACGAAGCATGA
- the cobA gene encoding uroporphyrinogen-III C-methyltransferase, with protein sequence MRTTPTPPAFRPGTVFLVGAGPGDPDLLTLRAARLIARAATIVHDGLVSADILALARPDARLISVAKRRARHTLPQEEINALLVREALAGRDVVRLKGGDPFIFGRGGEEAEAARAAGVPVEIVPGISAANGAAAAAGIALTHRDAASVVSFVAGQCKGLSEQDWSGLAGKGRTLVIYMGLRTAPQIAEKLMADGLSPAMPVAVIENGARPGMRVVRGPLAGLAELVADHRIASPALIVIGEVTARDDVALARIAMEAHQ encoded by the coding sequence ATGCGAACCACCCCCACTCCGCCCGCGTTCAGGCCGGGCACGGTCTTTCTCGTCGGTGCGGGTCCGGGCGATCCGGATCTCCTGACCCTGCGCGCCGCCCGGCTGATCGCGCGCGCCGCCACCATTGTCCATGACGGCCTCGTCAGCGCCGACATCCTCGCCCTCGCGCGGCCCGATGCGCGGCTGATCTCGGTCGCGAAACGGCGCGCCCGCCACACCCTGCCGCAGGAGGAGATCAACGCCCTGCTCGTGCGCGAGGCGCTGGCCGGGCGCGACGTGGTGCGATTGAAGGGCGGCGATCCCTTCATCTTCGGCCGCGGCGGCGAGGAGGCCGAGGCCGCGCGCGCCGCGGGCGTCCCGGTCGAGATCGTGCCCGGCATCTCCGCCGCGAACGGGGCGGCGGCGGCCGCCGGCATCGCGCTGACCCACCGCGACGCGGCGAGCGTGGTCAGCTTCGTCGCGGGCCAGTGCAAGGGTCTTTCCGAGCAGGACTGGTCGGGCCTTGCGGGCAAGGGCCGCACACTCGTCATCTACATGGGGCTCAGGACCGCGCCCCAGATCGCCGAGAAACTGATGGCGGACGGCCTTTCCCCGGCCATGCCCGTCGCGGTGATCGAGAACGGCGCGCGTCCCGGGATGCGCGTGGTCAGGGGACCGCTCGCCGGGCTGGCCGAACTCGTCGCGGACCACCGGATCGCAAGCCCTGCCCTGATCGTCATCGGCGAGGTGACGGCGCGCGACGACGTCGCGCTCGCGCGGATCGCGATGGAGGCGCATCAATGA
- a CDS encoding sulfurtransferase codes for MDDFPSLVSCQWLAQRLGDPGIAVLDASRHLPAAGRDPRAEYEAAHIPGARFLDLASLTDPASPVPAALPTARQVAARLAALGVAPDAAIVLYDDSAIRSSARAWFALTETGRERVAILDGGLAMWRAQGLPLESGPPAPERAEPAALHAPRRVRSKADMLANLASRAEQVLDARGADRVFGTGEDPVHGGPNGRIPGSMNLPYGDLFAQDGTFRSPQELRAAFEAAGIDLDRPVVTTCGSGVTASVLLFALHLIGKSDAALYDGSWMEWSADPATPKAQGREAQGPEA; via the coding sequence ATGGACGATTTCCCGAGCCTCGTTTCCTGCCAGTGGCTGGCGCAGCGCCTTGGCGATCCCGGCATCGCCGTGCTCGACGCCTCGCGCCATCTTCCTGCCGCCGGGCGCGATCCGCGCGCCGAATACGAAGCGGCGCATATCCCGGGCGCACGCTTCCTCGACCTGGCGAGCCTCACCGATCCCGCTTCCCCCGTCCCCGCTGCGCTTCCCACCGCACGGCAGGTCGCCGCGCGGCTCGCGGCGCTGGGGGTGGCGCCGGATGCGGCCATCGTGCTCTACGACGACAGCGCGATCCGCAGTTCGGCCCGCGCGTGGTTCGCGCTGACCGAAACCGGGCGCGAGCGGGTCGCGATCCTCGACGGCGGCCTTGCCATGTGGCGCGCGCAAGGCCTCCCGCTCGAAAGCGGGCCGCCCGCGCCCGAACGCGCCGAGCCCGCGGCGCTCCATGCCCCGCGGCGGGTGCGGAGCAAGGCCGACATGCTCGCGAACCTCGCCAGCCGCGCCGAACAGGTGCTCGACGCGCGCGGGGCCGACCGCGTGTTCGGGACGGGCGAGGACCCGGTCCATGGCGGGCCGAACGGGCGCATCCCGGGCTCGATGAACCTGCCCTATGGCGATCTGTTCGCGCAGGACGGCACCTTCAGGTCGCCGCAGGAGCTGCGCGCGGCGTTCGAGGCGGCCGGCATCGACCTGGACCGGCCGGTCGTCACCACCTGCGGCAGCGGAGTCACCGCGAGCGTGCTGCTGTTCGCGCTCCACCTGATCGGCAAGTCTGACGCGGCGCTTTACGACGGCAGCTGGATGGAATGGAGCGCCGATCCCGCCACGCCCAAGGCGCAGGGGCGGGAAGCGCAGGGGCCGGAAGCATGA
- a CDS encoding nitrite/sulfite reductase, whose protein sequence is MYAYDRYDRQMVDARVAEFRDQARRRLEGKLTENQFKPLRLMNGLYLQLHAYMLRVAIPYGTLNSRQLTMLGDIADRFDRGYGHFTTRQNIQYNWIRLEDAADILADLATVEMHAIQTSGNCIRNISSDHFAGATRDEVTDPRPYAELLRQWSSFHPEFSYLPRKFKICVIASERDRAAMRLHDIGIRIVERDGALGAQFFVGGGMGRTPMIAPMIRDFVPLDHLVTYAEAALRVYNRYGRRDNKYKARIKILVHELGAEEYARQVEEEFAHLLEQGIEPPFAELERIRGFFTDPPFEHGPKSIDRSDPDFAVWVDRNTHRHKHDSYVSAVISLKPVGGIPGDATGEQMRLMARLARDYSFDEIRVMHTQNLVLPHVRIADLPKLWAELHEAGLGAPNMDTIEDIIACPGLDYCSLANARSIPLAQRISERFDRSGKTGKLGELKLKISGCINACGHHHAGHIGILGVDKKGKENYQLSLGGSEAEDVSLAKITGPGFDEDGVIEAVETVTDLYLARRERGERFIDTYRRLGMEPFKEALYG, encoded by the coding sequence ATGTATGCCTATGACCGATACGACCGGCAGATGGTCGATGCCCGCGTCGCCGAATTCCGCGACCAGGCCCGCCGCCGCCTCGAAGGCAAGCTGACCGAGAACCAGTTCAAGCCGCTGCGGCTGATGAACGGGCTCTATCTCCAGCTTCACGCCTACATGCTGCGCGTGGCGATCCCCTACGGCACGCTCAATTCGCGCCAGCTGACGATGCTGGGCGACATCGCGGACCGGTTCGACCGCGGCTACGGCCATTTCACGACGCGGCAGAACATCCAGTACAACTGGATCAGGCTGGAGGACGCGGCCGACATCCTCGCCGACCTCGCCACGGTCGAGATGCACGCGATCCAGACCAGCGGGAACTGCATCCGCAACATTTCTTCCGACCATTTCGCCGGCGCGACCCGTGACGAAGTGACCGACCCGCGCCCCTATGCCGAGCTGCTGCGCCAGTGGTCGAGCTTCCACCCCGAATTCAGCTACCTGCCGCGCAAGTTCAAGATCTGCGTGATCGCCTCCGAACGCGACCGCGCCGCGATGCGCCTGCACGACATCGGCATCCGGATCGTCGAGCGGGACGGCGCGCTCGGCGCGCAGTTCTTCGTCGGCGGGGGCATGGGCCGCACGCCGATGATCGCGCCGATGATCCGCGACTTCGTGCCGCTCGATCACCTCGTCACCTACGCCGAGGCCGCCTTGCGGGTCTACAACCGCTACGGACGGCGCGACAACAAGTACAAGGCGCGCATCAAGATCCTCGTCCACGAACTGGGCGCGGAGGAATACGCCCGGCAGGTGGAAGAGGAATTCGCGCACCTCCTCGAGCAGGGCATCGAGCCGCCCTTCGCGGAACTTGAGCGTATCCGCGGCTTCTTCACCGACCCGCCGTTCGAACACGGGCCGAAAAGCATCGACCGCTCAGACCCCGATTTCGCCGTCTGGGTCGACCGCAACACGCATCGCCACAAGCACGATTCCTATGTCTCGGCCGTCATCAGCCTGAAGCCCGTCGGCGGTATCCCGGGCGATGCGACCGGGGAGCAAATGCGGCTGATGGCGCGGCTCGCGCGGGACTATTCCTTCGACGAGATCCGCGTCATGCACACGCAGAATCTCGTCCTGCCCCATGTCCGCATCGCCGATCTTCCGAAGCTCTGGGCCGAACTCCACGAAGCCGGGCTCGGCGCGCCCAACATGGACACGATCGAGGACATCATCGCCTGCCCCGGGCTCGACTACTGCTCGCTCGCCAATGCCCGCTCGATCCCGCTCGCCCAGCGGATCAGCGAGCGTTTCGACAGGTCCGGAAAGACCGGGAAACTGGGCGAACTGAAGCTCAAGATTTCCGGCTGCATCAATGCCTGCGGCCACCACCACGCGGGCCACATCGGCATCCTCGGCGTCGATAAGAAGGGCAAGGAGAACTACCAGCTCTCCTTGGGCGGGAGCGAGGCGGAGGATGTCAGCCTTGCCAAGATCACCGGCCCCGGCTTCGACGAGGACGGCGTGATCGAGGCAGTCGAGACAGTCACCGACCTCTACCTCGCCCGGCGCGAGCGGGGCGAACGCTTCATCGACACCTACCGCCGGCTCGGCATGGAGCCCTTCAAGGAGGCGCTTTATGGATAA
- a CDS encoding NAD(P)-dependent oxidoreductase: MSVLAITGATGFVGSAVLDESLSQGHKARALTRREQAARAGVEWISGTLEDPPALARLCDGADAVIHVAGLTNTPDPRGFETANVTGTASMIAAARAAGAARFVFVSSLSAREPKLSAYGASKARAETLVEASGLDWTIVRPPAVYGPRDTEMFDLFRSAKLGLVPLPPGGATSIIHSHDLARLLVALAARKGPQAIHEPDDGREGGWAHRELARAIGRAVGRKAVFAPHLPRTALDLAARADRMLRGDRAKLTADRVGYMAHPNWVARSDRKVPREVWQPRIDGEEGLKATAEWYRAEGWL; the protein is encoded by the coding sequence TTGAGCGTGCTCGCGATCACGGGCGCGACCGGCTTCGTCGGCTCGGCGGTGCTGGACGAGTCGCTTTCGCAGGGGCACAAGGCGCGCGCGCTGACCCGGCGGGAGCAGGCAGCGCGCGCAGGGGTCGAATGGATTTCCGGCACGCTCGAAGACCCGCCCGCGCTCGCCCGGCTGTGCGACGGGGCAGACGCGGTGATCCATGTCGCGGGTCTCACCAACACCCCCGACCCGCGCGGGTTCGAAACCGCCAACGTCACCGGCACGGCAAGCATGATCGCCGCTGCCAGGGCCGCGGGCGCGGCGCGGTTCGTCTTCGTCTCCTCGCTTTCCGCGCGCGAGCCGAAGCTGTCGGCCTATGGCGCGTCCAAGGCGCGGGCGGAGACGCTGGTCGAGGCGAGCGGGCTCGACTGGACCATCGTGCGTCCGCCCGCGGTCTATGGCCCGCGCGACACCGAGATGTTCGATCTCTTCCGTTCGGCGAAGCTCGGCCTGGTCCCGCTTCCCCCGGGCGGGGCGACCTCGATCATCCATTCGCACGATCTTGCCCGCCTGCTGGTCGCGCTGGCCGCTCGCAAGGGGCCGCAGGCGATCCACGAACCCGATGACGGGCGCGAGGGCGGCTGGGCGCACAGGGAACTGGCGCGGGCGATCGGCCGCGCGGTCGGGCGCAAGGCCGTGTTCGCGCCGCACCTGCCGCGCACCGCGCTCGATCTCGCCGCGCGGGCCGACCGGATGCTGCGCGGGGACAGGGCCAAGCTCACCGCCGACCGCGTGGGCTACATGGCGCATCCCAACTGGGTCGCACGCTCCGACCGGAAGGTGCCGCGCGAGGTGTGGCAACCGCGGATCGATGGCGAGGAGGGGCTGAAGGCGACGGCTGAGTGGTATCGCGCCGAGGGCTGGCTGTAG
- the queF gene encoding preQ(1) synthase produces METTPAFLGKDTPLPASPGEARLDYVPNPRPGTLYLVRFAAPEFTSLCPVTSQPDFAHLVIDYAPGETIVESKSLKLFLGSFRNHNGFHEDVTVGIGQRLAGEMEPRWLRIGGYWYPRGGIPIDVFWQTGAPPEGLWLPDQGVASYRGRG; encoded by the coding sequence ATGGAAACCACACCCGCCTTTCTCGGCAAGGACACCCCGCTTCCCGCTTCGCCCGGGGAAGCGCGGCTCGACTACGTGCCCAATCCGCGGCCCGGGACGCTCTATCTCGTGCGCTTCGCCGCGCCCGAATTCACCTCGCTCTGCCCGGTGACGAGCCAGCCCGATTTCGCCCATCTGGTGATCGATTACGCGCCGGGGGAAACGATCGTCGAGTCCAAGAGCCTCAAGCTGTTCCTCGGATCCTTCCGCAATCACAACGGCTTCCACGAGGACGTGACGGTCGGGATCGGGCAGCGGCTCGCCGGGGAAATGGAACCGCGCTGGCTCAGGATCGGGGGCTACTGGTATCCGCGCGGCGGCATCCCGATCGACGTGTTCTGGCAGACCGGCGCGCCGCCCGAGGGGTTGTGGCTGCCCGATCAGGGCGTCGCCTCTTATCGCGGACGCGGATGA
- a CDS encoding DUF2849 domain-containing protein, whose translation MRILTGNDLRTGAVVWWDGQGWSLHVDDAVDVADAAEEIMAAQEAARRVNVPYAIDATREEDGHVRPAHIKDRVRALGPTVRPDLTLKPQDPAALDWVI comes from the coding sequence ATGAGGATCCTAACCGGAAACGATCTCAGGACCGGCGCGGTGGTGTGGTGGGACGGCCAGGGCTGGTCGCTCCACGTCGACGACGCGGTCGATGTCGCAGACGCGGCCGAGGAAATCATGGCCGCGCAAGAGGCCGCGCGGCGCGTCAACGTGCCCTATGCGATCGATGCGACGCGCGAAGAGGACGGCCATGTCCGCCCCGCCCATATCAAGGACCGCGTCCGCGCCCTCGGCCCAACGGTGCGGCCCGACCTCACCTTGAAACCGCAGGACCCCGCAGCGCTCGATTGGGTGATCTGA